The proteins below are encoded in one region of Lagenorhynchus albirostris chromosome 7, mLagAlb1.1, whole genome shotgun sequence:
- the LOC132523217 gene encoding uterocalin-like: protein MSLLLLAVGLTLLGCPQALHWGPQDPNFNETLVSGEWFLAGLASNQPKLLKEDKDARLLVHCIQVTPRALQLHLHKKVNGACVPITMMANKTKRKFQYLLENADKNRLFLEKVDPKSYVILCNHREKREEEVVVVNLLSRTREASPDALLLFTNYCRNHGIHPSNIIKVTATGACPPLPQPRTSAQLATDHCPRA from the exons ATGAGCCTCCTGCTGCTGGCTGTGGGGCTGACCCTGCTCGGCTGCCCCCAGGCCCTGCACTGGGGGCCCCAGGACCCCAACTTCAACGAGACTCTG GTCAGCGGCGAATGGTTCTTGGCAGGGTTGGCCTCCAACCAACCCAAACTCCTGAAGGAGGACAAGGACGCACGGCTGCTCGTCCACTGCATCCAGGtcacccccagggccctgcagctcCACCTGCACAAGAA GGTAAATGGCGCATGCGTCCCAATCACGATGATGGCAAATAAAACGAAAAGGAAATTTCAGTACCTGCTGGAGA ATGCCGACAAGAACAGGCTTTTCCTGGAAAAAGTGGACCCCAAGAGTTACGTCATCCTCTGCAACCACCGCGAGAAACgtgaggaggaggtggtggtggtgaaccTGCTGA GCCGGACACGCGAGGCCAGCCCGGACGCCCTGCTGCTGTTTACCAACTACTGTAGAAACCACGGGATCCACCCCTCCAACATCATCAAAGTGACCGCAACTGGTGcgtgcccacccctgccccagcctcggACCTCCGCTCAGCTCGCCACAGATCACTGCCCCCGCGCCTGA
- the SOHLH1 gene encoding spermatogenesis- and oogenesis-specific basic helix-loop-helix-containing protein 1 encodes MSITASGLRGRFLGSQSPALLAFFSSGPFLFGTQLRCEDLCHGSGQAKAPAVAKGPVSYLPRNVLSERQRRKRISLSCERLRALLPQFDGRREDMASVLEMSVQFLRLASALVPGWEKHAETWHTWQKDVLQVALASQTPAGAPDPGVGTSSVTMQQASPSRAAADVDDEPPSLVLRSPGLSPSRALRPPMLWSRQPPSPLVSEESQSCLGRAGSPGQGTDKAITLDARSVSGYDVEDGSSFLLTASPDWWLGSLEGRGSSAPFRVPARSSVLDRAEPSFLGDHEPGSQDPPDGPLEPWSSDVSCPSSALREEVDTIFPDFFAY; translated from the exons ATGTCCATCACCGCCTCGGGGCTCCGGGGGCGTTTTCTGGGATCACAGAGCCCGGCGCTCTTGGCTTTTTTCAGCAGCGGCCCTTTCCTGTTTGGGACCCAGTTACGCTGCGAGGATCTCTGCCACGGCTCAGGCCAGGCCAAGGCCCCTGCGGTGGCCAAGGGTCCAGTCTCCTACCTCCCACGGAACGTGCTCAGCGAGAGGCAGCGCAG GAAGCGGATCTCCTTGAGCTGTGAGCGCCTGCGGGCCCTGCTGCCCCAGTTCGACGGCCGGCGGGAGGACATGGCTTCAGTCCTGGAGATGTCGGTGCAGTTCCTCCGGCTCGCCAGCGCCCTGGTGCCCGGCTGGGAGAAGCACGCT GAGACATGGCACACGTGGCAAAAGGATGTTTTGCAGGTGGCCCTGGCGAGTCAGACCCCAGCAGGTGCCCCGGACCCCGGCGTGGGAACGTCCAGCGTGACCAT GCAGCAGGCTTCCCCGAGCCGTGCAGCTGCGGATGTGGACGACG AGCCGCCCAGCCTGGTCCTCCGGTCTCCAGGCCTGAGTCCCTCCAGGGCCCTGAGGCCGCCCATGCTGTGGTCGCGGCAGCCACCCTCCCCGCTGGTGAGCGAAGAGTCTCAGAGCTGCTTGGGCCGGGCTGGGTCCCCAGGTCAAGGGACTGACAAGGCCATAACGCTGGATGCCAG GTCTGTGTCGGGGTATGACGTCGAAGACGGGTCGTCCTTTTTGCTGACGGCCAGTCCTGACTGGTGGCTGG gctccctggagggcagaggcagCAGTGCCCCTTTTCGGGTCCCCGCCAGGAGCAGCGTGCTGGACAGGGCAGAGCCCAGCTTCCTGGGCGACCATGAGCCCGGCTCCCAGGACCCCCCCGACGGGCCCCTGGAGCCATGGAGCTCAGATGTGAGCTGCCCCAGCTCGGCCCTGCGGGAGGAGGTAGACACCATCTTCCCCGACTTCTTTGCTTACTGA